A single window of Ananas comosus cultivar F153 linkage group 17, ASM154086v1, whole genome shotgun sequence DNA harbors:
- the LOC109722937 gene encoding regulator of nonsense transcripts UPF3-like isoform X1: protein MKELLDRTKVVVRQLPPSISQQALMEQIDGRFAGRYDWACFCPGKNSQKNQRSSRAYLNFRRPEDVVEFAEFFNGHTFVNEKGVNFKAIVEFAPSQHVPKACIKKDGREGTILKDPDYLAFLELLSKPVENLPSAEIQYERREAEKAGAAKETPIVTPLMVYVRQKRAAKCGPQRASGSTRLSRRASGIPTNSSSPSKRGSDRRRISSSMYVLRDRTRNEKSKERPTFILLPRREEQPVKDKSIAVASASASETMENDIAAGSNEAIYGSSGAAEAGKNKVVFLKGREREGYHASRGSPVHHDVTSSVRSSTASTAKQDQCLDPTGKIIRSILLNKEGKIQSICSEKDKRPPRPPSMRSILKDPVSSHPSYASVSDNDDKRYYDEKISVGSLSIYEKHDRRSRNKDRPDRGVWTPRRSEKSRSIDGTLSPSSDPAQAYSDSSDRGSLYQQATGIKDDCLSVQNAHIRHDTVSRREDFKSYGSGRISPQLENGSHKHLSHRGPSRSSKEVEGSLGISEGKHTRRGFTGYGAHERQVWVQKSGSAS from the exons ATGAAGGAGCTGCTCGATCGGACGAAGGTTGTGGTGCGGCAGTTGCCCCCGTCGATCTCGCAACAGGCGCTGATGGAGCAGATCGACGGGAGGTTCGCCGGGCGCTACGATTGGGCGTGTTTTTGCCCCGGGAAGAACAG TCAGAAGAACCAGAGATCCTCTAGAGCTTACCTTAATTTTAGAAGGCCGGAAGATGTGGTAGAATTCGCTGAGTTTTTCAATGGTCATACATTCGTGAATGAGAAGG GTGTTAATTTTAAGGCTATTGTGGAATTCGCACCATCTCAACATGTCCCGAAGGCATGTATCAAGAAGGATGGCCGCGAAGGAACTATATTAAAGG ATCCTGACTATTTGGCGTTTCTCGAGCTCCTCTCAAAGCCAGTTGAAAATCTTCCAAGTGCTGAGATTCAGTACGAAAGGAGGGAAGCAGAAAAAGCTG GTGCTGCAAAGGAGACACCAATTGTAACACCTCTTATGGTTTATGTTCGTCAGAAACGAGCTGCTAAGTGTGGACCACAG AGAGCATCTGGAAGCACTCGACTTAGCAGAAGAGCTTCTGGAATCCCGACCAACAGCTCTAGTCCTTCCAAAAGAGGTTCAGATAGGCGTAGAATTTCTTCTTCAATG TACGTGTTAAGAGACCGTACAAGGAATGAAAAATCCAAGGAAAGGcccacttttattttattgccCAGGCGAGAAGAGCAGCCAGTTAAAGATAAATCCATTGCTGTTGCCTCTGCTAGTGCAAGTGAAACAATGGAAAATGACATCG CAGCTGGTTCCAATGAAGCAATCTATGGATCTTCTGGAGCGGCTGAGGCAGGAAAAAATAAGGTTGTCTTtctgaaagggagagagagagaaggttatCAT GCATCCAGGGGTTCACCCGTTCATCATGATGTAACTTCTTCAGTGAGAAGTTCTACTGCTTCAACTGCTAAACAGGATCAATGTCTTGATCCTACTGGAAAAATTATCAGAAGCATACTACTTAACAAGGAAGGGAAAATACAGTCAATATgctcggagaaggacaagcgCCCTCCCCGGCCACCTAGCATGCGCTCAATTTTGAAAGATCCCGTATCTAGTCATCCATCATATGCATCTGTTTCTGataatgatgataaaagatacTATGATGAAAAAATTTCTGTGGGGTCTTTATCGATTTATGAAAAGCACGACAGGCGTTCTAGAAATAAAGATAGACCTGATCGTGGTGTTTGGACTCCTCGTCGCTCGGAGAAATCTCGTTCTATTGATGGAACTCTTTCTCCATCTTCTGATCCTGCACAAGCATACTCAGATTCTTCAGATAGAGGCTCCCTTTACCAGCAAGCAACTGGCATTAAAGACGATTGTCTGTCTGTTCAGAATGCTCACATTAGACATGATACGGTGAGCAGAAGGGAGGATTTCAAAAGTTATGGCAGTGGACGAATCAGCCCTCAACTTGAGAATG GCTCACATAAGCATCTCAGTCACCGTGGGCCATCGCGTAGTTCAAAGGAAGTGGAAGGATCTTTGGGTATATCTGAAGGAAAACATACGAGACGAGGTTTTACTGGCTATGGTGCCCATGAG AGACAAGTATGGGTTCAGAAGTCAGGCTCAGCATCATGA
- the LOC109722935 gene encoding PHD finger protein At1g33420-like, with protein MTVHGRPLKRAKLRVTADLCDFLAFPAGGGVEFFRGPFRENVRAFLSRRARIAPPPRAASATAAESERLVTWRIAFRVGKMDGGFAQDAAAAVELDVVEEDVARSSKIYCEHCRVTGWSGHPVCRTRYHFIIRNNNNLLRPTCKYCGLTEDLFSTRCSSCKHEISSDVLGDGEYFQLDNPGHLLHGVVHANGYGHLLRINGREGGSKILTGCELMSFWDRLCKLLCVRKITVMDVSKKFSMPYRLLHAVAAGHSWYGEWGYQFGSGSFGTTVEDYQKAVDALSTVPLSPFFSHTRAPRSRLQNTIAFYQSLSNRPLVTVRDLFCCVAELLRYALEQKPSEAKKKRFDMREEIMCRWPKEDVGRGFEAMVKVLRASDQSLWVGLRALKGTLSRSVDPPELLDFILKSLAGRLTDDGMVVAARCNAETNSIEYRLEAITKGSSLAQNPLRPSVEHLIRDLKFLFDALVNPETMHCYNPRATYESARSSALKLLDCKQCIKHYDSTVDFVPPHPSTLRIWCHVVIADQSNNHSSPPAELLVLPSTATVADLKAKATKAFSETYLIFKTFRAEQLLDFKSADEAMTLELLLGSCSSVRVVGRCVGMRERRLGPFRTERGVEKWTVDCECGAKDDDGERMLTCDACGVWKHTRCCGISDFEDAPKKFICRLCILHCSSKLRKKGKREWKSSASLYGKCKREAAFGISAGKTCGRSALVG; from the exons ATGACCGTACACGGCCGGCCCCTGAAGCGCGCCAAGCTGCGGGTCACCGCCGACCTCTGCGACTTCCTCGCTTTTCCTGCCGGCGGCGGAGTTGAGTTTTTCCGGGGCCCGTTCCGGGAAAACGTACGGGCGTTCCTCTCGCGGCGCGCGCGTATTGCGCCGCCGCCGAGGGCGGCGTCGGCGACGGCCGCTGAGTCGGAGCGCTTGGTGACTTGGCGAATAGCGTTCCGGGTCGGCAAGATGGATGGCGGCTTTGCGCAGGACGCCGCGGCGGCCGTCGAGCTCGATGTGGTGGAGGAGGACGTGGCTCGGTCCAGTAAGATCTATTGCGAGCATTGCAGAGTAACGG GCTGGAGTGGTCATCCTGTTTGTCGAACTCGTTATCACTTCATAATTCGAAACAACAATAACCTTTTACGCCCGACTTGCAAATATTGTGGATTGACAGAGGACTTGTTTAGCACAAG ATGTTCCTCATGCAAACATGAAATCAGTTCAGATGTTCTAGGAGATGGCGAATACTTTCAGTTGGATAATCCTGGCCATTTGCTGCATGGAGTGGTACATGCCAATGGCTACGGTCACCTTCTCAGAATAAATGGCCGTGAAGGCGGCTCAAAAATCTTAACAGGGTGTGAATTGATGAGTTTCTGGGATCGCCTCTGTAAATTACTCTGTGTCAG GAAAATTACCGTAATGGACGTGTCGAAGAAATTCAGCATGCCGTACCGTCTCCTACACGCAGTGGCCGCCGGCCATTCTTGGTACGGAGAATGGGGGTACCAATTTGGGTCCGGAAGCTTCGGTACTACTGTCGAAGATTACCAAAAAGCAGTCGATGCCCTCTCGACCGTTCCATTATCCCCCTTCTTCTCACATACACGAGCTCCACGAAGCCGTTTACAGAACACCATCGCATTCTATCAGTCCCTCTCCAATCGCCCCCTGGTGACCGTTAGAGACCTCTTCTGCTGTGTGGCCGAACTGCTTAGATATGCTCTTGAACAGAAACCTTCAGAGGCGAAGAAAAAGAGATTTGATATGCGAGAAGAAATAATGTGTAGATGGCCAAAGGAAGACGTCGGACGGGGTTTTGAGGCCATGGTGAAGGTTCTTCGGGCTTCTGATCAATCACTGTGGGTGGGTTTGCGAGCTCTCAAGGGAACGCTGAGTCGATCGGTGGACCCACCGGAGTTGCTTGACTTTATTTTGAAGAGCCTCGCTGGGAGGTTAACCGATGATGGCATGGTTGTGGCTGCCCGATGTAATGCAGAGACAAACTCGATTGAATACAG GCTCGAGGCTATTACGAAGGGGTCATCCCTTGCTCAAAACCCTTTGAGGCCGTCGGTCGAACACCTTATTCGCGACCTCAAGTTCTTATTTGATGCTCTCGTCAATCCGGAGACCATGCATTGCTACAATCCGCGTGCAACTTACGAATCCGCGCGGAGCTCTGCATTGAAACTCCTCGACTGCAAACAATGCATCAAACACTACGACAGCACAGTCGACTTTGTCCCTCCGCATCCTTCAACTCTCCGAATATGGTGCCACGTAGTCATCGCAGACCAATCAAATAATCATTCGTCTCCGCCTGCTGAGCTTCTCGTCTTGCCGTCAACCGCCACGGTGGCTGACCTCAAAGCCAAAGCTACAAAGGCATTCAGTGAGACCTACTTGATCTTCAAAACGTTCCGAGCTGAACAGCTTCTCGACTTTAAGTCTGCGGACGAGGCGATGACCCTCGAGTTGCTTCTAGGTTCATGCAGCTCGGTCCGAGTCGTGGGGAGGTGTGTCGGGATGAGGGAGCGGCGGCTCGGGCCCTTCCGGACGGAGCGAGGGGTCGAGAAATGGACGGTGGATTGCGAGTGCGGGGCCAAGGACGACGACGGGGAGAGGATGCTGACTTGCGACGCGTGCGGTGTGTGGAAGCACACGAGGTGCTGTGGGATAAGCGATTTTGAGGACGCACCCAAGAAGTTCATATGTAGGCTTTGTATATTACATTGCAGTAGTAAGTTACGTAAGAAGGGTAAACGAGAGTGGAAGAGTAGTGCATCGTTGTATGGGAAGTGTAAACGTGAGGCAGCGTTTGGAATAAGCGCAGGGAAAACGTGTGGACGCTCAGCCTTAGTTGGTTGA
- the LOC109722937 gene encoding regulator of nonsense transcripts UPF3-like isoform X2 yields MKELLDRTKVVVRQLPPSISQQALMEQIDGRFAGRYDWACFCPGKNSQKNQRSSRAYLNFRRPEDVVEFAEFFNGHTFVNEKGVNFKAIVEFAPSQHVPKACIKKDGREGTILKDPDYLAFLELLSKPVENLPSAEIQYERREAEKAGAAKETPIVTPLMVYVRQKRAAKCGPQRASGSTRLSRRASGIPTNSSSPSKRGSDRRRISSSMYVLRDRTRNEKSKERPTFILLPRREEQPVKDKSIAVASASASETMENDIAGSNEAIYGSSGAAEAGKNKVVFLKGREREGYHASRGSPVHHDVTSSVRSSTASTAKQDQCLDPTGKIIRSILLNKEGKIQSICSEKDKRPPRPPSMRSILKDPVSSHPSYASVSDNDDKRYYDEKISVGSLSIYEKHDRRSRNKDRPDRGVWTPRRSEKSRSIDGTLSPSSDPAQAYSDSSDRGSLYQQATGIKDDCLSVQNAHIRHDTVSRREDFKSYGSGRISPQLENGSHKHLSHRGPSRSSKEVEGSLGISEGKHTRRGFTGYGAHERQVWVQKSGSAS; encoded by the exons ATGAAGGAGCTGCTCGATCGGACGAAGGTTGTGGTGCGGCAGTTGCCCCCGTCGATCTCGCAACAGGCGCTGATGGAGCAGATCGACGGGAGGTTCGCCGGGCGCTACGATTGGGCGTGTTTTTGCCCCGGGAAGAACAG TCAGAAGAACCAGAGATCCTCTAGAGCTTACCTTAATTTTAGAAGGCCGGAAGATGTGGTAGAATTCGCTGAGTTTTTCAATGGTCATACATTCGTGAATGAGAAGG GTGTTAATTTTAAGGCTATTGTGGAATTCGCACCATCTCAACATGTCCCGAAGGCATGTATCAAGAAGGATGGCCGCGAAGGAACTATATTAAAGG ATCCTGACTATTTGGCGTTTCTCGAGCTCCTCTCAAAGCCAGTTGAAAATCTTCCAAGTGCTGAGATTCAGTACGAAAGGAGGGAAGCAGAAAAAGCTG GTGCTGCAAAGGAGACACCAATTGTAACACCTCTTATGGTTTATGTTCGTCAGAAACGAGCTGCTAAGTGTGGACCACAG AGAGCATCTGGAAGCACTCGACTTAGCAGAAGAGCTTCTGGAATCCCGACCAACAGCTCTAGTCCTTCCAAAAGAGGTTCAGATAGGCGTAGAATTTCTTCTTCAATG TACGTGTTAAGAGACCGTACAAGGAATGAAAAATCCAAGGAAAGGcccacttttattttattgccCAGGCGAGAAGAGCAGCCAGTTAAAGATAAATCCATTGCTGTTGCCTCTGCTAGTGCAAGTGAAACAATGGAAAATGACATCG CTGGTTCCAATGAAGCAATCTATGGATCTTCTGGAGCGGCTGAGGCAGGAAAAAATAAGGTTGTCTTtctgaaagggagagagagagaaggttatCAT GCATCCAGGGGTTCACCCGTTCATCATGATGTAACTTCTTCAGTGAGAAGTTCTACTGCTTCAACTGCTAAACAGGATCAATGTCTTGATCCTACTGGAAAAATTATCAGAAGCATACTACTTAACAAGGAAGGGAAAATACAGTCAATATgctcggagaaggacaagcgCCCTCCCCGGCCACCTAGCATGCGCTCAATTTTGAAAGATCCCGTATCTAGTCATCCATCATATGCATCTGTTTCTGataatgatgataaaagatacTATGATGAAAAAATTTCTGTGGGGTCTTTATCGATTTATGAAAAGCACGACAGGCGTTCTAGAAATAAAGATAGACCTGATCGTGGTGTTTGGACTCCTCGTCGCTCGGAGAAATCTCGTTCTATTGATGGAACTCTTTCTCCATCTTCTGATCCTGCACAAGCATACTCAGATTCTTCAGATAGAGGCTCCCTTTACCAGCAAGCAACTGGCATTAAAGACGATTGTCTGTCTGTTCAGAATGCTCACATTAGACATGATACGGTGAGCAGAAGGGAGGATTTCAAAAGTTATGGCAGTGGACGAATCAGCCCTCAACTTGAGAATG GCTCACATAAGCATCTCAGTCACCGTGGGCCATCGCGTAGTTCAAAGGAAGTGGAAGGATCTTTGGGTATATCTGAAGGAAAACATACGAGACGAGGTTTTACTGGCTATGGTGCCCATGAG AGACAAGTATGGGTTCAGAAGTCAGGCTCAGCATCATGA
- the LOC109722930 gene encoding protein SUPPRESSOR OF GENE SILENCING 3 homolog, translated as MSSRKGGGKTFQATAAGGGDPSAKGKGIDESGSGKGNPKLDQLNRDMAEVNLDSQESGWEVCGKKSKYKNNSAAGKQLGSSNYAPKARGQSEGAPRQGWGNPGYGRAPGNNSAPVADSRRPAGRGNSKMQPQSRAWEREYMAPPPNVTPTLARGWQWASRNQSSGSQNRKEGEYPSQDASVGYNSDTDPVPQQTDDVSDDNDDLLVDSDDDLSDDYDSDASQKSHETGKKNRWFRGFFEALDKLTVEQINEQTRQWHCPACHNGPGAIDWYKGLQPLMTHAKTKGATRVKLHRELAALLEEELRRRGTSVVPAGELYGKWKGLRETTTDHEIVWPPMVVIMNTLLEQDESDKWIGMGNQELLEYFHTYAAVKARHSYGPKGHRGMSVLIFESNAMGYVEAERLHKHFADQGTDRDAWEHRRVLFLAGGKRQLYGYLARKEDMEIFNHHSQGKLRLKYDMRSYQEMVVNPMKQMSEDNQQLLWLKNKVVKQEQRSKALEETVKVVNQKLSETMEENRIVMLRTKIQHEENKEEMDNQERFFKEQMEKVHKATEEKERIYERLLQEERAKAKQCDIDSGTTEDRKLRKEEIARFIDSQVKGVKEFEAEREELIRMHEDKKVKLRREYLAKEVELEQEFDTVLTELMEKYKPSTFQTSTNP; from the exons ATGAGTTCGAGAAAGGGTGGAGGCAAGACCTTTCAAGCTACAGCTGCTGGTGGTGGTGATCCATCAGCAAAGGGCAAAGGAATTGATGAGTCTGGTTCTGGGAAAGGTAATCCAAAGCTTGATCAATTGAACCGGGACATGGCAGAGGTAAATTTAGACTCTCAAGAAAGTGGGTGGGAGGTGTGTGGCAAGaaatccaaatacaaaaacAATTCAGCTGCTGGGAAACAGTTGGGCTCATCAAATTATGCGCCTAAAGCACGGGGCCAATCAGAAGGTGCACCAAGGCAAGGATGGGGAAATCCTGGCTACGGAAGGGCTCCAGGAAACAACTCGGCCCCAGTAGCTGATTCTCGTCGGCCTGCTGGGAGAGGTAATTCCAAAATGCAACCTCAAAGTAGGGCTTGGGAGAGAGAATACATGGCACCACCTCCAAATGTAACTCCCACCCTTGCACGTGGCTGGCAATGGGCATCAAGAAATCAATCATCTGGCTCTCAGAACAGGAAAGAAGGGGAATACCCTTCTCAAGATGCATCAGTTGGTTACAATTCTGACACAGACCCAGTTCCCCAACAAACTGATGATGTTTCTGATGATAATGATGATTTGCTGGTTGATAGTGATGATGATCTAAGCGATGACTATGATTCTGACGCAAGCCAAAAGAGCCATGAAACTGGGAAAAAGAACAGGTGGTTCAGGGGTTTTTTCGAAGCCTTGGATAAATTGACTGTTGAACAGATAAATGAGCAGACAAGGCAGTGGCATTGCCCAGCATGCCATAATGGTCCAGGTGCCATTGATTGGTATAAAGGTCTGCAACCTTTAATGACTCATGCAAAGACTAAAGGGGCAACAAGGGTCAAGCTTCACCGAGAACTTGCTGCGCTTCTGGAGGAGGAGCTTCGTCGGCGAGGGACTTCAGTGGTTCCCGCTGGAGAGCTGTACGGTAAATGGAAGGGATTGCGGGAGACCACGACTGATCATGAGATAGTTTGGCCTCCGATGGTTGTCATTATGAACACTTTACTTGAACAGGATGAGAGTGATAAG TGGATTGGCATGGGAAATCAAGAGCTGCTTGAATATTTCCACACGTATGCTGCAGTGAAAGCTCGCCATTCATATGGTCCTAAGGGGCATCGTGGCATGAgtgttttaatatttgaaaGCAATGCTATGGGCTATGTGGAGGCTGAAAGGCTGCACAAGCATTTCGCAGATCAAGGAACAGACAGGGATGCATGGGAGCACCGTCGGGTGCTGTTCTTAGCAGGTGGTAAACGCCAGTTATACGGTTACTTGGCACGCAAAGAAGATATGGAAATATTCAACCATCACTCTCAAG GAAAATTACGCTTGAAGTATGACATGAGATCATATCAAGAAATGGTTGTGAACCCAATGAAACAAATGAGTGAAGATAACCAGCAACTTCTTTGGCTCAAGAACAAGGTTGTTAAGCAAGAACAACGTTCTAAGGCACTTGAGGAAACTGTCAAGGTGGTGAACCAGAAACTCTCTGAGACGATGGAAGAAAACAGGATTGTGATGCTCAGAACTAAGATCCAGCATGAGGAAAACAAAGAAGAG ATGGACAACCAAGAGCGTTTTTTCAAAGAACAAATGGAGAAAGTTCATAAAGCTACTGAGGAGAAAGAAAGGATCTATGAAAGGTTGTTACAGGAGGAGCGTGCCAAGGCGAAACAATGTGATATTGATTCTGGAACCACTGAAGACCGCAAACTTAG GAAGGAAGAGATTGCGAGGTTTATTGATAGCCAGGTGAAGGGGGTCAAAGAGTTCGAAGCGGAGAGAGAGGAGCTGATTCGTATGCACGAAGATAAGAAGGTTAAACTGAGGCGCGAGTATTTGGCTAAGGAAGTCGAGCTCGAGCAGGAGTTTGATACCGTCCTCACAGAGTTGATGGAGAAGTACAAACCCAGTACCTTCCAGACTTCCACCAACCCCTAA
- the LOC109722937 gene encoding regulator of nonsense transcripts UPF3-like isoform X3, giving the protein MKELLDRTKVVVRQLPPSISQQALMEQIDGRFAGRYDWACFCPGKNSQKNQRSSRAYLNFRRPEDVVEFAEFFNGHTFVNEKGVNFKAIVEFAPSQHVPKACIKKDGREGTILKGAAKETPIVTPLMVYVRQKRAAKCGPQRASGSTRLSRRASGIPTNSSSPSKRGSDRRRISSSMYVLRDRTRNEKSKERPTFILLPRREEQPVKDKSIAVASASASETMENDIAAGSNEAIYGSSGAAEAGKNKVVFLKGREREGYHASRGSPVHHDVTSSVRSSTASTAKQDQCLDPTGKIIRSILLNKEGKIQSICSEKDKRPPRPPSMRSILKDPVSSHPSYASVSDNDDKRYYDEKISVGSLSIYEKHDRRSRNKDRPDRGVWTPRRSEKSRSIDGTLSPSSDPAQAYSDSSDRGSLYQQATGIKDDCLSVQNAHIRHDTVSRREDFKSYGSGRISPQLENGSHKHLSHRGPSRSSKEVEGSLGISEGKHTRRGFTGYGAHERQVWVQKSGSAS; this is encoded by the exons ATGAAGGAGCTGCTCGATCGGACGAAGGTTGTGGTGCGGCAGTTGCCCCCGTCGATCTCGCAACAGGCGCTGATGGAGCAGATCGACGGGAGGTTCGCCGGGCGCTACGATTGGGCGTGTTTTTGCCCCGGGAAGAACAG TCAGAAGAACCAGAGATCCTCTAGAGCTTACCTTAATTTTAGAAGGCCGGAAGATGTGGTAGAATTCGCTGAGTTTTTCAATGGTCATACATTCGTGAATGAGAAGG GTGTTAATTTTAAGGCTATTGTGGAATTCGCACCATCTCAACATGTCCCGAAGGCATGTATCAAGAAGGATGGCCGCGAAGGAACTATATTAAAGG GTGCTGCAAAGGAGACACCAATTGTAACACCTCTTATGGTTTATGTTCGTCAGAAACGAGCTGCTAAGTGTGGACCACAG AGAGCATCTGGAAGCACTCGACTTAGCAGAAGAGCTTCTGGAATCCCGACCAACAGCTCTAGTCCTTCCAAAAGAGGTTCAGATAGGCGTAGAATTTCTTCTTCAATG TACGTGTTAAGAGACCGTACAAGGAATGAAAAATCCAAGGAAAGGcccacttttattttattgccCAGGCGAGAAGAGCAGCCAGTTAAAGATAAATCCATTGCTGTTGCCTCTGCTAGTGCAAGTGAAACAATGGAAAATGACATCG CAGCTGGTTCCAATGAAGCAATCTATGGATCTTCTGGAGCGGCTGAGGCAGGAAAAAATAAGGTTGTCTTtctgaaagggagagagagagaaggttatCAT GCATCCAGGGGTTCACCCGTTCATCATGATGTAACTTCTTCAGTGAGAAGTTCTACTGCTTCAACTGCTAAACAGGATCAATGTCTTGATCCTACTGGAAAAATTATCAGAAGCATACTACTTAACAAGGAAGGGAAAATACAGTCAATATgctcggagaaggacaagcgCCCTCCCCGGCCACCTAGCATGCGCTCAATTTTGAAAGATCCCGTATCTAGTCATCCATCATATGCATCTGTTTCTGataatgatgataaaagatacTATGATGAAAAAATTTCTGTGGGGTCTTTATCGATTTATGAAAAGCACGACAGGCGTTCTAGAAATAAAGATAGACCTGATCGTGGTGTTTGGACTCCTCGTCGCTCGGAGAAATCTCGTTCTATTGATGGAACTCTTTCTCCATCTTCTGATCCTGCACAAGCATACTCAGATTCTTCAGATAGAGGCTCCCTTTACCAGCAAGCAACTGGCATTAAAGACGATTGTCTGTCTGTTCAGAATGCTCACATTAGACATGATACGGTGAGCAGAAGGGAGGATTTCAAAAGTTATGGCAGTGGACGAATCAGCCCTCAACTTGAGAATG GCTCACATAAGCATCTCAGTCACCGTGGGCCATCGCGTAGTTCAAAGGAAGTGGAAGGATCTTTGGGTATATCTGAAGGAAAACATACGAGACGAGGTTTTACTGGCTATGGTGCCCATGAG AGACAAGTATGGGTTCAGAAGTCAGGCTCAGCATCATGA
- the LOC109722936 gene encoding protein NRT1/ PTR FAMILY 4.4-like — protein sequence MEHIQRPHNLKGDSMVSEVYVDWRGKPCKPSRHGGMRAAIFVLGIQAFEIMAIAAVGNNLITYVFNEMHFPLSKSANIVTNFIGTIFLLSLAGGFLSDSYLGSFWTMLIFGFVELSGFMLLSVQAHLPQLRPPHCNMMSKEEHCIEAEGFKATIFFVALYLVAFGSGCLKPNMISHGADQFNKEDPQQSTKLSTYFNTAYFSFCVGELIALTVLIWVQTKAGMAVGFGVSAAAMALGLISLICGVPFYRNKPPQGSIFTPIARVFVAAITKRKQVCPSNPEMLHRGQNGAPNHVIINVSQPASNVSNLRHTNRFRFLDKACIRGPEGRHTESPWRLCTAAQVEQVKALLSVVPIFACTIVFNTVLAQLQTFSVQQAAAMPTPAALPFTVPPASLQSIPYLLLLLLVPLYELAFVPLARRLSARPSGISPLQRVGVGLFAVSFSMLAAALVERRRRASPRLSVLWIAPQFVVFGLSEMFTAVGLIEFFYKQSMAGMQSFLTSVTYCSYSFGFYLSSVLVSLVNTVTSGSTKTGWLSDNDLNKDRLDLFYWLLAGLSLLNFFNYLFWARWYSQGASAAASLDRGRDTAEEELHVISSSSKHVEISGENIVL from the exons ATGGAACATATTCAGAGGCCACACAACCTCAAGGGAGACTCCATGGTCTCTGAGGTTTATGTTGATTGGAGGGGCAAGCCCTGCAAACCCAGTAGGCACGGTGGCATGAGAGCTGCTATTTTTGTACTAg GAATTCAAGCATTTGAAATTATGGCAATAGCAGCTGTTGGGAACAATTTGATCACATATGTGTTCAATGAGATGCACTTCCCCCTGTCGAAATCCGCGAACATAGTGACCAACTTCATAGGGACTATTTTCCTCCTATCACTTGCTGGTGGCTTCCTCTCTGATTCTTACCTGGGGAGCTTCTGGACTATGTTGATCTTTGGATTTGTTGAGCTTTCT GGCTTCATGCTACTGTCAGTTCAAGCACATCTCCCTCAACTGAGGCCTCCCCATTGCAACATGATGTCCAAAGAAGAACACTGCATAGAAGCTGAAGGATTTAAAGCCACCATATTTTTTGTTGCACTCTACTTAGTTGCTTTTGGAAGTGGATGTTTAAAGCCTAATATGATTTCTCACGGCGCCGACCAATTCAACAAAGAAGATCCTCAACAATCAACGAAGCTCTCTACATACTTCAACACTGCTTATTTCAGCTTCTGTGTTGGAGAGCTCATAGCTTTGACTGTTCTCATCTGGGTGCAAACAAAAGCGGGGATGGCCGTCGGATTTGGCGTATCGGCGGCTGCGATGGCGCTGGGGCTCATTAGTTTGATCTGTGGGGTTCCCTTTTACAGGAACAAGCCTCCTCAGGGGAGCATTTTTACTCCAATAGCAAGG GTTTTTGTAGCTGCAATTACGAAGAGAAAGCAAGTGTGCCCATCAAACCCGGAAATGCTCCACCGAGGCCAAAATGGTGCACCCAACCATGTAATCATCAATGTTTCCCAACCAGCTTCTAACGTTAGCAATCTCAGACACACCAATCGATTCAG GTTCCTGGACAAGGCGTGCATCCGGGGGCCGGAGGGGCGGCACACGGAGAGCCCGTGGCGGCTGTGCACGGCGGCGCAGGTGGAGCAGGTGAAGGCGCTGCTGTCGGTGGTGCCGATCTTCGCGTGCACGATCGTGTTCAACACGGTGCTGGCGCAGCTGCAGACGTTCTCGGTCCAGCAGGCGGCCGCGATGCCGACGCCGGCGGCGCTGCCCTTCACCGTGCCCCCGGCCTCCCTGCAGTCCATCCCCTAcctcctgctcctcctcctcgtcccgCTCTACGAGCTCGCCTTCGTCCCCCTCGCCCGCCGCCTCTCCGCCCGCCCCTCCGGCATCTCCCCGCTGCAGCGCGTCGGCGTCGGCCTCTTCGCCGTCTCCTTCTCCATGCtcgccgccgccctcgtcgaGCGCAGGCGCCGCGCGTCCCCCCGCCTCTCCGTGCTGTGGATCGCGCCGCAGTTCGTCGTGTTCGGCCTCTCCGAGATGTTCACCGCGGTGGGACTCATCGAGTTCTTCTACAAGCAGTCCATGGCGGGAATGCAGTCGTTTTTAACGTCCGTGACGTACTGCTCCTACTCCTTCGGCTTCTACTTGAGCTCGGTGCTCGTCTCATTGGTCAACACGGTCACCTCGGGATCCACGAAGACAGGGTGGTTGAGTGATAACGACTTGAACAAGGATAGGCTAGACCTGTTCTACTGGCTCTTGGCTGGTCTGAGCCTGCTTAACTTTTTCAACTACTTGTTTTGGGCGAGGTGGTATTCACAAGGCGCTTCGGCTGCTGCTTCACTCGATCGTGGCCGTGATACTGCGGAGGAGGAGCTCCATGTTATTAGTTCATCGTCTAAGCATGTCGAGATTAGTGGTGAGAATATAGTGCTgtga